DNA from Gemmatimonadetes bacterium SCN 70-22:
GCCGCGCTGGTTTCTTGCCGTTCCGTCGACTCATGGACTCCTCCGGGTACCTCCATAGTGTGGAGGCAGTGGGAGTCACATTTCAACTGAGGCAGGACAACGCCCTTGCCCCACATCGATGACGAGGTACTTCAAGCGCCGTCCAACCCGCTCTTGGCTTGCAACGGATTGCATCAGGCGCAGGTATCGGAATAACGAATGCTCCAGTCTCGTGGTGCATGGAACGAGCACAGGAGTACAGCGCGCGAGGTCAACATCAACACCACTCGCGAACAGGTCCGCGACCCCCAATTTTTCCATTGTCGTGACGAAGGCGCCCTCTTCGAGAAGCTGCGATTGGCGCAAGGCGCTCAATGCACGACCAGGCGCTACTGCGAGATTGCGAATACGCACTCGCATTGTCGCTTTGGTAGTGACGATACGAATGCGCGTGCCATTGCGCTGCAAGTCGGCGCGCAGCGAAGCAACAAACCGTAGTCGCTCCTGTGATAGGCGCACCGAACGACCAATCGTCGTGCGACTGTTGTGTGTTGTCACGAGCTCGCTCCCGCACCCATTCTGTCAGCCGGCATCCGTACGGCCGCTAAGCGCTAATATGTTTCCGACTCTCGGGAACGAGTCGAGATAGGCGAAGCTCTGTGGTGGAACGAACGAGAGAAGGCGAAGCGCGCTCAGCTCGAGAGGCGCCGGAAGACGTGCGAACCGCTCGATTCGCAGTGCGAATCCGCTTTGGAGTCCACGAAAATAGTCGAGAACTTCCCGTTCAGGCTCGCCTCCCACGCCAGACCGGGCATGCTCAAGTAGCGCGCCAGGTGGAAGTTGTCTAACCTCCGAAACCCACGCGGTCGCCACAATGGCACATCGAGGACTCGTTGCGTAGATCACCACCGGGAAAGGCGGAGGTTGGCGCGGTACCCTTCGGCGAAACTCGTAGACCTTCTCGCCGGACTCGATTGCGTCGACCCAACGCGGCTTGAGCGACAGTACAATTGTGCGCGCATCGCCAGTTATGGGCGTCAGCTCTGCATTCGCTCGCATCGTCATTCACTCACTGAGGGTCTCCCCGTCCTTTGGCAACTGTTAGGCAGACTGTCGGGTAAGCTCCGCTGCCGGGTAGACAGCGTGGAGTGGACTTTCCGGGAGGACGTCAAGATGATCCGCCTCGACCCCGACAGCCCGGGCAAGCGCATCTCCGTCGCTTTCTACTTCCCACTGCCGCATCGGTGGCCGGGTCCCGCCGCCACCTTCTTGCTAAGGCTCACTGCACATTCGCAATCTACCTCGGCTCTGTTACTTGACCGGAGCACTTACCCCACTCCCGCGAGCAGACAAACTACCTCCAGTACCGATGCACCGACCGAGTTTGGAACAGCAGGCAAATAGTCTGCATTCTTGGAGGAGTACGCGTGAACCACAGACCCGTCAGGGCCAAGAAAGCTCGTTTCCACAAATGCGATGCGGTGACCGCGACAGTCAAAACGCATCAGGAGCGACCGTCGCGTGAAGTAGTACTTCCGCCAGACTGTCGCCCAGTTTAGTTGCCTAGCTTCCTCGAGAGACAGGGTGGCCGAGTCTTCCTGAACCCGTTCGTAGCGCTCCTGAGTCAACGCTTCCACCACAGCGGCGTCGAGCTTTCTGATACTCCTTGTATCGACGAGGATGCGATGTGTCGGAGTCCGTACCGCTGGTGCCCAATGCAAGTCGTCCTGCGCCCCTGCTGTATGAGTCGATATGGCGCTGCAAAGGACGACAACGATGCCCGCGAAAACCATCGTCGGGCGCACGCATTTATCCCTTATGCGCGGTCGATGCGGCATTCGTTGTTGAGAAGTGTTCACCAATTGCTCTCCGACGTCGTCGACGTGACACGACTGTAGACGAGGTTTCTCAACCGCTGTGACAGCCGTCCGAGCGAGCAAGCCGGGCCGACGCTAGACGTCAAGCGTCTCATTCTCACGCCAACCCCAGCACCTTCATCGCCGCCGTCCGCGGATCCCCATAGAACACCGGATCGACCTGCTCCACGATATCGCCACTCACCTCGAGAAAGCTCCGCTTGTTCTCGATCGGAATGAGCGCCCGCTTCGCCCCGTTGTCCTTCGCCACCTGCAAAGGCTCAACGAGCGAACGCAGCGGCTTGATGTTCCCTTGGACGCTCATGTCCCCGAGTACGAGCAGGGCAGGGCTGACGGGCGCCTTCCTGAGCGCCGAGTAGCACGCCACGAAGAATGCCACGCCGACTTCGGCGTCCACTCGATTGGCGAGAAGATCAATCACCTCGACGTGCAGGTCGGAGGTGTCCATGTCCCTCGCGATCCCGAGCTCCGACTTCTTGGCCTGCATGTAGCTGAAGGCGCGACTCACCGACTCCTTCATCGCGCCCGCGACACCTCCGGCCAGCTTCAACTTCCCGGTGCCCGTGGAAACGGAGATCTCGACTCGATACAGGCCGACCGTCCCGTCGGAAGTAACGCCGGCGGTGTACACCGTGCCTGGCGCGAGCGGGTCGGTCGAGATGAGGTCGCGGCCCCCCTGCTCGGGAACGCCGACGAAGCGCTCCTCGCCAGTCTCGTGCAGCGTGTAGCTGAACGAAGTATGGTAGTACTCGAAGGAGCCCATCTTCTTCAGCTGCTCCTTCACTCGGCGCCGCCCTTCCAGCGCGAACTCGACCAGTTCGGCGAGCTCCTCCTGAGACACTTCGCCGTGCGGGTACAGGATCTTCATCAGCCCCGACACAGTCTTCCGCACCGCCTTGCGGTCGCGGGCGTTGAGGTGCGAGCCAAGAGAGAAGTGCCGGTCGATTACTTCGGTGAAGTTGTGCTTCCGCAGTTCACGGAGTGCTTCGGCCAGGTAGTCGACCACAAATCCGTAATGGTCTGTGAACAGGTCGTTCCGCATCTTCGGGATCTCCCAGCCGGGGAGATAGAAGTGCAGGCGATCGATGAACGCCATGTCGTCGCGAATGATGTCGGGCATCGGGGCGAACAGGTGCCCGGTCTGCACCATGACATCAATCGGCTGGTTGGTGTTGCCGAACATGGCGATGCTGGCATCGCCGGTGACGGCCTCCTGTCCACGCTGAAAACTCCCCGACTCGCAGAAGGTCTTCATCGTCGTGATGACCTCCTTGGGCATCTTCTGGAGGTCGGCGACTTCGTCGAAACCCACGA
Protein-coding regions in this window:
- a CDS encoding TIGR02688 family protein — translated: MSTGVTPARDSLDDKVNRAFAGKVVRKDLVRKVKVGANVPVFVLEFLLGKYCASSDEVAIQMGLQVVNDTLASNYIRSDESMKAQAIVKDRGRHSFIDKVKVRIVDSDYWADVTNFGHKNVHIPEHYVREYERLVMGGIWAQVDMRFEYDEASKGKNPFWIDRLTPIQIATFDLEEYRRLRQAFTSDEWLDLMLRSMGYEPGEMTRRLKMLFLVRLIPLTERNYNLVELGPRGTGKSYVVQEVSPYSALLTGGTTVANLFGHMSGRQKGMVQIWDVVGFDEVADLQKMPKEVITTMKTFCESGSFQRGQEAVTGDASIAMFGNTNQPIDVMVQTGHLFAPMPDIIRDDMAFIDRLHFYLPGWEIPKMRNDLFTDHYGFVVDYLAEALRELRKHNFTEVIDRHFSLGSHLNARDRKAVRKTVSGLMKILYPHGEVSQEELAELVEFALEGRRRVKEQLKKMGSFEYYHTSFSYTLHETGEERFVGVPEQGGRDLISTDPLAPGTVYTAGVTSDGTVGLYRVEISVSTGTGKLKLAGGVAGAMKESVSRAFSYMQAKKSELGIARDMDTSDLHVEVIDLLANRVDAEVGVAFFVACYSALRKAPVSPALLVLGDMSVQGNIKPLRSLVEPLQVAKDNGAKRALIPIENKRSFLEVSGDIVEQVDPVFYGDPRTAAMKVLGLA